One stretch of Pelmatolapia mariae isolate MD_Pm_ZW linkage group LG3_W, Pm_UMD_F_2, whole genome shotgun sequence DNA includes these proteins:
- the LOC134623847 gene encoding desmocollin 2-like protein: MGKVLISTTYLMLVSASSLVLEHSYMLISLRQGVDTYPTGVFSLDRDTGDLLLLKALDREEFPEYHIELRVFDKHTNVERRYFPLTVTVYDVNDNAPEFVGPLQFTVPEHCSAGTVVGVVSATDRDQIGTDHAKIKYTLVSGSDMFTIHPETGVITTTTNTLDRELKENHVVTVKIQDMNGAPNGLFATSTATIALSDINDNPPTFMTSSYNVTVEENESEKLLLRSPVQDKDLINTSNWMSEFVITKGNENGNFRIVSDPQINEGLLYISKPLHYEKTNDVQLQITAQNVESLNGSSATWQSIPVNVIVEKVDAVRAGLGQKISPGILT; the protein is encoded by the exons ATGGGGAAAGTTTTGATTTCCACCACCTACCTAATGCTGGTAAGTGCTTCTAGTTTGGTTTTAGAGCACTCCTACATGTTGATCTCTCTAC GACAAGGAGTCGATACGTATCCAACTGGAGTGTTCAGTCTGGACAGAGACACGGGGGATCTGCTCTTGCTCAAAGCATTGGATCGTGAGGAGTTCCCAGAATATCAT ATTGAATTGCGTGTTTTTGACAAGCATACTAATGTGGAGAGACGGTATTTTCCCCTGACAGTGACTGTATATGATGTCAATGATAATGCTCCAGAGTTCGTAGGTCCTTTACAGTTTACAGTTCCTGAGCACTGTAGTGCAG GGACTGTGGTGGGAGTGGTGAGTGCAACTGACAGAGACCAAATTGGCACCGACCATGCGAAGATTAAATATACACTCGTATCTGGATCAGACATGTTTACCATTCATCCAGAAACAGGTGTcatcacaacaacaaccaacACGCTAGACAGAGAG ttaaaagaaaaccatGTGGTGACTGTAAAAATCCAGGATATGAATGGTGCACCAAATGGTCTGTTTGCCACATCAACAGCAACAATTGCTCTGAGTGATATTAATGACAATCCACCAACCTTCATGACATCATCT TATAATGTCACtgtggaagaaaatgaaagtgaaaaactTTTACTTCGAAGTCCTGTTCAAGATAAAGATTTGATAAACACATCAAACTGGATGTCAGAGTTTGTCATTActaaaggaaatgaaaatggaaaTTTCAGGATAGTTTCTGACCCCCAGATAAACGAAGGGCTTTTGTACATCTCAAAG CCATTACATTATGAGAAGACCAACGATGTCCAGCTTCAGATCACTGCACAAAATGTAGAATCACTGAATGGCAGCAGTGCCACGTGGCAGTCCATCCCTGTGAATGTCATTGTCGAAAAAGTGGATGCagtcagggctggactgggacaaaagatcagcccgggcattttgacttgA